CCCGGTGCGGCGCTTCGGCCGGCCCGCCGATTTCGCCGGCATCGCCGTCTATCTGATGAGCCCGGCATCGGCCTATCAGACGGGCCAGACGCTGGTGATCGACGGCGGCTATACGATTTTCTGAAGACCAGAAACGGTGGCCGCGAACGGCCGCGGAACCACATTCCGGAGGACATCATGTTCAAGGACGGCATCTTCAAGGGCAAGCGCATCCTGGTCACCGGCGGCGGCACAGGCCTTGGCCGCGGCATGGCCGAACGTTTCCTCTCGCTCGGCGCGGAGGTCATCATCTGCGGCCGGCGCAAGTCGGTCTGCGACGAGGCCGCGGCCGAGATGATGGCGGCTCACGGCGGCAAGGTGACGGCCTATGGCGTCGACATCAGGGATGCGGCGGCCGTCGACGCCATGGTTGAGGATATTTTCAAGGGCGGGCCGCTGACCGATCTCGTCAACAATGCCGCCGGCAACTTCATCTCGCGCACCGAGGACCTCTCGCCGCGCGGCTTCGATGCGGTCGCCAACATCGTCATGCACGGCACGTTCTACGTGACCCATGCGGTCGGCAAGCGCTGGATCGCGTCGGGCAAGCCAGGCAGCGTCATCTCCATCGTCGTCACCTGGGTGCACAATGGCGGACCCTATGTGGTGCCTTCGGCCATGAGCAAGTCGGCCGTCCACACCATGACCAGGTCGCTCGCCATCGAATGGGGCCGCTACGGCATCCGGCTCAACGCCATCGCGCCGGGCGAGATTCCGACCGAAGGCATGAATAAGCGCCTGACGCCGACGGAGCAGCCGGGCGCACGCACCGCCAAGCGCAATCCCATGGGCCGGACCGGCCGGATGGAGGAATTGCAGAACCTTGCGACCTTCCTGCTCTCGGACGGCTGCCCCTGGCTGAGCGGCGAGACGATCGCCATGGACGGCGCGCAGGCGCTGGCGACCGGCGGCAACTATTACGAGCTGCGCGAATGGACGGACGAGCAGTGGACCGCCGCGCGCGACGCCATCAAGGCGCAGAACGAACGCGACAAGGCCCAGCGCGGATAAGCACTCCTAGAACAATGGGATCTGCGGCTTGCTCAGCATCAGCCAGAAAATGGCGATGACCGCGAAGAAGGCCGGAAAGCCGCAGACGAACCAGATCCTATAGAGCCTGTCGAAGGCGGGCGGCAGCGGCGTGCCGTCGCTCGCCGCCTGCCTTGCGAGGTCCCTCAGGCGCAGCTGGATCCAGACCACCGGCAGCCAGAACAGGCCGGTGACGACATAGAGCACGAGCGACAGGACCAGCCAGCCTTCGGTCATCGGCCAGCCGAGCAAACGCGCCAGGCCGTAGCCGGTCAGCGGCTGCAGCACGACGGCGGTCGCCGTGAAGACGGTGTCGGCGATGACGACGACGCCGGCGACATGGGCGATGATGGCAGGGTTCCGGGTCCGCTCGGCCATCGCCATGAAGAAGGCGATGCCGGCGCCGGTCCCGAACAGCACGGTCGCGCCGAGAACATGGACGAGCCGCAGGATCTCCTCGACCGGCATCAGCGTTCGTCCAGAATGGCCAGAGCGACGAGGGCGAGCAGCATCGCGGGAATGACCTTGACGAGCGGCCCGAGCGGATCGAGCCACAGCCCCGGCGTGGCCAGGGTCGCGCCGGCGAGATAGCCGAGGCTCAGGACGAGCATGCCGATGAGCGCCGTTTTGGCCCAGGGCCTGACCAGCACCGCCAGCCCGACCGTGATGTCGGCGAAACAGGTGGCGACCGTCGCGGCCCCGGCCAGCGACGGCGGCAGGGCCGCTTCCATATGGGTGCGCGCCGCACCGAGCGACAGGAATGGGATGAGGCCTGAGGCGAGCCAGAACAGGGCCAGGCCGACGACGATGACCGGTTTCAGGAGATAGAGGCGGGCGAACCAGAGGTCCTGCACGCCGGAAGGATTGGCGGCGAGCGT
This portion of the bacterium YEK0313 genome encodes:
- the fadH_2 gene encoding putative 2,4-dienoyl-CoA reductase; its protein translation is MFKDGIFKGKRILVTGGGTGLGRGMAERFLSLGAEVIICGRRKSVCDEAAAEMMAAHGGKVTAYGVDIRDAAAVDAMVEDIFKGGPLTDLVNNAAGNFISRTEDLSPRGFDAVANIVMHGTFYVTHAVGKRWIASGKPGSVISIVVTWVHNGGPYVVPSAMSKSAVHTMTRSLAIEWGRYGIRLNAIAPGEIPTEGMNKRLTPTEQPGARTAKRNPMGRTGRMEELQNLATFLLSDGCPWLSGETIAMDGAQALATGGNYYELREWTDEQWTAARDAIKAQNERDKAQRG